Proteins from a genomic interval of Equus quagga isolate Etosha38 chromosome 13, UCLA_HA_Equagga_1.0, whole genome shotgun sequence:
- the DEDD2 gene encoding DNA-binding death effector domain-containing protein 2 isoform X1 — translation MALSGSTPASSWEEDECLDYYGMLSLHRMFEVVGGQLTECELELLAFLLDEAPGAAGGLARARSGLELLLELERRGQCDESNLRLLGQLLRVLARHDLLPHLARNRRRPVSPERYNYGTSTSSSKRTEGSCRRRRQSSSSSNAQQGQWETGSPPTKRQRRSRGRPSGGARRRQRGASATPQQQQEPARPASEGKVTCDGETEAQRDIRLRVRAEYCEHGPALEQGVASRRPQALARQLDVFGQATAVLRSRDLGSVVCDIKFSELSYLDAFWGDYLSGALLQALRGVFLTEALREAVGREAVRLLVSVDEADYEAGRRRLLLMEEEGARRPTEAS, via the exons ATGGCGCTGTCTGGGTCGACCCCGGCCTCGAGCTGGGAGGAGGATGAGTGCCTGGACTACTACGGGATGCTGTCCCTTCACCGTATGTTTGAAGTGGTGGGCGGGCAGCTGACCGAGTGCGAGCTGGAGCTGCTGGCCTTCCTGCTGGACGAAGCTCCCGGCGCTGCCGGTGGCCTGGCCCGCGCCCGCAGCGGCTTGGAGCTGCTCCTGGAGCTAGAACGCCGCGGGCAATGCGACGAGAGCAACCTGCGGCTGCTGGGGCAACTGCTGCGCGTGCTGGCCCGCCACGACTTGCTGCCGCACCTGGCGCGTAATCGGCGTCGGCCAG TGTCTCCAGAACGCTACAATTATGGTACCTCCACCTCTTCTTCAAAGAGGACAGAGGGTAGCTGCCGTCGCCGTCGGCAGTCAAGTAGTTCTTCAAATGCTCAGCAGGGTCAGTGGGAGACAG gCTCCCCACCGACCAAGCGACAGCGCCGGagtcggggccggcccagtggtggtGCTAGACGGCGGCAGAGAGGGGCCTCAGCCAccccccagcagcagcaggagccagcCAGGCCCGCTTCAGAAGGCAAAGTGACCTGTG atggggaaactgaggctcagagag ACATCCGGCTCAGGGTGCGAGCAGAGTACTGTGAACATGGACCTGCCTTGGAGCAGGGCGTGGCTTCCCGGAGGCCCCAGGCGCTGGCACGGCAGCTGGACGTGTTTGGGCAGGCCACAGCAGTGCTGCGCTCTCGGGACCTGGGCTCTGTGGTGTGTGACATCAAGTTCTCGGAGCTCTCCTATCTGGACGCCTTCTGGGGTGACTACCTGAGTGGTGCCCTGCTGCAGGCCCTTCGGGGTGTGTTCCTGACTGAGGCCCTTCGTGAGGCTGTGGGCCGGGAGGCTGTCCGCCTGCTGGTCAGTGTGGACGAGGCCGACTATGAGGCTGGCCGGCGCCGCCTACTgctgatggaggaggagggagcacgGCGCCCAACCGAGGCTTCCTGA
- the DEDD2 gene encoding DNA-binding death effector domain-containing protein 2 isoform X2, whose protein sequence is MALSGSTPASSWEEDECLDYYGMLSLHRMFEVVGGQLTECELELLAFLLDEAPGAAGGLARARSGLELLLELERRGQCDESNLRLLGQLLRVLARHDLLPHLARNRRRPVSPERYNYGTSTSSSKRTEGSCRRRRQSSSSSNAQQGQWETGSPPTKRQRRSRGRPSGGARRRQRGASATPQQQQEPARPASEGKVTCDIRLRVRAEYCEHGPALEQGVASRRPQALARQLDVFGQATAVLRSRDLGSVVCDIKFSELSYLDAFWGDYLSGALLQALRGVFLTEALREAVGREAVRLLVSVDEADYEAGRRRLLLMEEEGARRPTEAS, encoded by the exons ATGGCGCTGTCTGGGTCGACCCCGGCCTCGAGCTGGGAGGAGGATGAGTGCCTGGACTACTACGGGATGCTGTCCCTTCACCGTATGTTTGAAGTGGTGGGCGGGCAGCTGACCGAGTGCGAGCTGGAGCTGCTGGCCTTCCTGCTGGACGAAGCTCCCGGCGCTGCCGGTGGCCTGGCCCGCGCCCGCAGCGGCTTGGAGCTGCTCCTGGAGCTAGAACGCCGCGGGCAATGCGACGAGAGCAACCTGCGGCTGCTGGGGCAACTGCTGCGCGTGCTGGCCCGCCACGACTTGCTGCCGCACCTGGCGCGTAATCGGCGTCGGCCAG TGTCTCCAGAACGCTACAATTATGGTACCTCCACCTCTTCTTCAAAGAGGACAGAGGGTAGCTGCCGTCGCCGTCGGCAGTCAAGTAGTTCTTCAAATGCTCAGCAGGGTCAGTGGGAGACAG gCTCCCCACCGACCAAGCGACAGCGCCGGagtcggggccggcccagtggtggtGCTAGACGGCGGCAGAGAGGGGCCTCAGCCAccccccagcagcagcaggagccagcCAGGCCCGCTTCAGAAGGCAAAGTGACCTGTG ACATCCGGCTCAGGGTGCGAGCAGAGTACTGTGAACATGGACCTGCCTTGGAGCAGGGCGTGGCTTCCCGGAGGCCCCAGGCGCTGGCACGGCAGCTGGACGTGTTTGGGCAGGCCACAGCAGTGCTGCGCTCTCGGGACCTGGGCTCTGTGGTGTGTGACATCAAGTTCTCGGAGCTCTCCTATCTGGACGCCTTCTGGGGTGACTACCTGAGTGGTGCCCTGCTGCAGGCCCTTCGGGGTGTGTTCCTGACTGAGGCCCTTCGTGAGGCTGTGGGCCGGGAGGCTGTCCGCCTGCTGGTCAGTGTGGACGAGGCCGACTATGAGGCTGGCCGGCGCCGCCTACTgctgatggaggaggagggagcacgGCGCCCAACCGAGGCTTCCTGA